Below is a window of Nicotiana tabacum cultivar K326 chromosome 19, ASM71507v2, whole genome shotgun sequence DNA.
TGATAACTGCTAACTGGTTCATATTCCAGTCCAGAATGAGTTAATTTCTCTTTGTTTATCATTCACGAATCTATCCACTTATTTCTTATTGCTGGTTGTTTTGTTTTATTCTGTTTTTCTTGGTATATTTGTGTTTGGTAAGTTCTTCATTAGTCTTAGCATTTGCTCATGTTACACCTTAAATTTACAGCTGGAGTTCCAATTGAAAACATCTTGTATCTTGGTGGACCTAATATTGCATCAGAGATTTACAACAGAGAATACGCTAATGCTCGGATATGCGGCGCTGAGAAATGGCGGAAAGCACTGGCAAAATTTTTGAGGCACCCACATTTTATTGTGTGGGACAATGGTGACCTGGTAACTCATGAGGTCATGGGTGGTCTGAAGAATGTATACGCCATTGGAGCTGGTATAATCCTTTCGTTTTTCTGGTGCAAAGTTTTACCTCGCTTGCTATCTGTAAACTTTTTTACAGTGCATAGATTGTTTAGAGTTGGCTTTTCGAGTTGTGTCTGGGCTTGACTGAGGCATGCAACATATCATCTCCTAATTTCTGCTATCACTGTTTGTCCCCTTCTTTTTTACTTGGGGCTTGGGAGCTTTCAGCAGTGTGGTGGTGATCAGTTGCAGCTTCTCGGGAAAAGCTGATCTCCAGATTCCTGAATTTCTTGTCTATTTGAGATCGGAATAATTCCCAGAGTAGTCTCATCTGTAAATAGATCAAGAATGTCAGGGCATCCACAGTTTGCGGCTGATACTTCTATATACTGCAATATCCTTCttgaaatcatgaataataacaTTACGCAATGCTCTAGTTCCCCTGATTATGGCAGTATAACATCATAGTTCGATCTCTATTTAAACACCAGAATTGCGCGATACTGTTAGTTGCTTAGTTACATATGAAACCACATATTTACACGCTATTTTCTACTCAATAGGTATGGTAGCAGCTCTTACTAATGAAAGTGCCACGAGCAAGTCAGTATACTTTGCACATTGTACATCTGAGATGATATTCATTACACATCTCCTGTCGGAAGGACCCGAGAAGCTTGCAGGTCCTCTTCTGGCTGATACATATGTTACCCTGTTGAAAGGTCGTAATGCTTGGTATGGCCAAAAGTTGGCCAAGGGAGAAATTAGCCTTGATATGGGTGACAGCATCAAGGGAAAGGGAATGATACAGGTATATTCTAGAATACTTTACATACAGTGACTAGGAGCGTGTGACCAACAATAGATCTCTAATGATAGTTTGCTGGAGCCTACgtgattttatatagttaataTAAGATATGTTTACTGATACTATTTCACTTATCAAAACAAAAAACGCAAAAGAAATGTCTATTGATTAAAAGACATTTAGCATCCTTTGAAATTGCTGTTTCCATAACGTTACTGGTTTAATTTATGGAGGATTTCGTACCCAACTAGAGCTGCAAGAGAGTATCATGTATGTATGCTAACCTGCTGTCAATTTGTGCAGGGAGTTTCAGCAGTAAAAGGCTTCTATGAGCTACTAAGTCAGTCCAGTTTAAATGTTTATCACCCTGATGAAAATAAACATGTTGCTCCTGTTGAACTTTGTCCCTTGTTGAAGACATTGCACAAAATACTGATAGTGAGGTACTTAAAATGCTCGCCGCTTTCCTTCTTATGTTTGCACTTGTTttagttaaaataaaaaataatctgaCTACTGTTGCTGCGTTGAAACTACAGGGAGGTTTCATCAGAGGCAATACTTCAGGCTTTGAGAGATGAAACTATGAATGATCCGCGTGATCGTATTGAGATTGCACAAACCCATGCCTTCTACAAACCTTCATTACTTGGGCAGTAGCCTTTATTAAGAGGCCTTTGCACACCGCCATCTTGAAGATTGTTGTATCATGTTTTTTCATTTATTCAATCTTTTGCTTCAGAAGTCTCCTTTTCGCTTCTTGAAAATTCTTCTAAGGAACATGAGTCCAATATTTGATGAATCTTGTAAGAGTTAAATAGATGATTCAATCTTTAGAGATTAATAATTCCAATATTTGATGCAAACCACGTTTAATCATCAAACTAGTTTTTGTAACCTAAAGAATCACCAAATCTTTACCACATAGCTAAGAATATCAAGAAACGTTTCAACAACTTTATCTTAAAGTGATCAgaaataattcttcaaaaaaaTGCTTTTTTAAAAATAGTTGTACAAATAAGAAAATGTAATTAAAGAAGTTTTAACCATGAACCTTATTAACTAATCCAAAGAATGTAATATGTCTTGCAAACAAAAATTTAAGCTGTTATAATTCCATGCTTCGATTCCATTTCCCAGTAAGGAATACTTATAAAAGAGGGAACATATAGAGAGAGGAGTTTCCTCTTTCCAgaacgaaaaaaagaaaaagaaataaatatgtCTTTGGTGGACTATGCATCCTCCGACGAAGAAGAAGAGCTTAAAGAAGATAAACAACTTCCCAAAGCGGAGGAACCCACCCCTCCTCCACCCCCTTTACATCCATTACCTACCAGAAACCAGAATCCCCATCTTCCTCAGCCGCAAAACCAGTTAGTAATCCTTTGCATTCAGTTTAGTTTTCTATTTATAGGGTTTTGTTCTTTATATTTCTTTGGTTTGTCTCGTGTTTCCTTATGTTTCCTCAGTGTTCTATGCCCGAAATCAAGCGTCCCTATTTGAGATTATTTGTGGGTTTTAGTTGTTTTTGCCTGATGGGTCatgttttttttgtaattttcttggaCTTGGACTGTGAGTATAACAAAGAAGGTATTGTAGaacagaaaataaaaaggaaaaaagaaactgAACTTTGTGTAACTGATAAGCTATGACATAGAATACAACTGTAAAGTAAATTGGAGCAGCAGGGATTGACAACAGATGGCATAAAAAAGTATTCTTGCTCCTTGTCACAATATAGAATAAGAAAGTAATCTTGCTTAATTTGATAGGAATTGTGCTTGTGAACTTGTGCTCTTTAATGACTAATGAGCTACCATAAAGGAACAGATGTTAACATAATGGAACATCTCTTAATTGAATGATTAATGAGAGGAACTGCCTATTTGCTTAGCCCAAGGGGATGGGTAGGAGCAAGGGTGATGGGAAGGGAAAGAAAGGAGGAAGAACAAGGGAAAGAAAATGGATCTGGCCCTTCACTTATTGCATTCACACCCCTGCTGATAGAACGATGCCCCATTGCTGCATTATCTTGGAGCAAAGCTAATCCGAGTATTGTCCCACACTGCCTCTTAGATAGAGGGAAGAGTATGATACAGGGTGGGATAAAGTAATAAGCCTGCGGCAGTTTTTCTGAATTTTTGCTTTTTGCTTCCACATTTATATGTAAAATATGCATAGGACGGCTGGTAGCATgggatttcttttattgtttttcttgatAAGTTGGCAGCATGGGAATTGGTTAATATGATAGATTTCAAAGTTTTGAATGCCTAAGAGCACTTCAAAGGTAATAGTTAAGTGTAGTTTACTGTGTTAGAAAGAATGGCGGGTGTTGGCTGAGAATATCCAAAGCGGATACTGGGGACTGGTCAGTCCAATAGTGTGCTATAAAGCTTTTGTCTTCTATGTGGTTGCCTTATGCAGTCATTAATAAATTTGCTTCGTTTGAAAGGGTAAAATATTCTGAAAATCCGACTCATGCAGCTCAACTCTACCTTTTGGTATGCTACTGTTGATGAGTAGTCGAAGCATATGATCTTATTTCTTCAACTTTGATGGTCTAGTGAAAACTATGGATGACATGCATTTGGAGGAGGAATTTTGCTTTGTACTCATATAATGATGAATTGCAAGTTTATACTATGGTATTGCTTCAACTTGCAAATTTGTCCTATGGCAATGCTTCAGTTATTTTGTTGCATATGCAGGGGGACAAGTTCGTCATTAAATAAAGAAGCATTACACTTGTCAAGCTCATCAGAGTCCTCTGGATTGAAACTCCCCGATGCATCACTTCTCTTGAATTCACCCTCCATGCCAGTTGGACACTTTACTGATCATTCTTCCCGAGTTGCAGCAGCCATGGCTGAAAATGAATCACGGAAGCGGGATACAAATGTATCCGCATCCACTTATCCACGCAGTAAGATTCCTAAAGGTACTTTGCCTCACATGAAGAATATCCCTGAAACAGGAAGTGGTCTTCTGGTCCCACCTCAACTTGCTGGAAGGTCAGTTTGATACTGAAATTCTGAGTCTCGTCGCATGATCTGTATTAAGTTTGTCTATATATGCATTTTATCATGCATCACTATCTGTTCTTTTGTTGTTCGGGCCTATATAATGTGCCCAATCCTCCTCAAGTTGAATATCCAATTCTCCTATTGCGTTGTTTGTGTAAATTGCCGAGTTTTCTACCGATAAATTAGAAGTCCAATTTTCTGAAAAGAAAGTTTTCTCTTGTATATAACAAAGTTTGGGCCTATTTCTATTCATTTCATTTCAACCATGTCAATCACAGAAATTCAACTTGTAAGGCTTGGGATTAGGGGTATTCGTCGGTTGGTACTGTATAGTATTTAGACATTTCGGTTTGGTATTTTCGGTATTTGGTTTTTTAAAAtactataccaataccgtaccaaATTAAACTCCTTTCAGTTTCGATTTATTCGGTACGGTAACTTCAGATTGTTCGGCTTGAATATTAGctagtgcatagagtcatagactgtaatattcttaattaaagtactcacaaatataaaaataaaaacgtTCTAAGTTTACCTAACTGTTGAtaaaatctttaatcaaaattagCAGGTATTACCCATAGAGAGAAAAATAAGttcataaaagaataaatttgatcattgcaaatgtcttgttacttgtttAGAGCTATTTGCTGACCTTAGAGAATACAACAAGGAATAATCCAACAGATACAACATTAATACACGAGTAAAAAACACCCTAAACTCATAGAAACATCACTTTAACTTGCTTGtcaacctggagaataagagtCAAAATCTGTAGCGTAACTTGTTCCTCTATTTTCCTAAAGGAGTACATGGGCTTTATTGCCAGCCTCAACATGAATGCCAAAGAAAAGTATTATATAACTTGGTACATTATAATCAATAATATGTGTATTATATAACTTTAGTATATATTTCGGTACTGTTTCGgtatttcgatattatttttttaaataccaaatattaTACCTAATACCAAATTTTTAAAGACAAGATTACAGAATAATGCACTCCATAAGTTGACCTTGCAGTATTTTAGCCCACTTACAAGTTTGCAAATATGTAGCCAAATATCAATAGGCttagatttgatttttttttccgttttttttaattctttataTCTTCAGGCGTGAAACATCAGTGAGTTTCCATTCTCCTTTTTCCTCAAGTTTATACAGACCTATCACAGCTACACAAATGCAAAAACATACGCGAGAAATCTAAAATCCCATCTCCTTTAATGCTAATCTTGTTAAATTTTGATTATGATTTtataagaaatttggagtgggtattgtttgaacttattagaaatagtctaagtaggTTGTATGAAAAGTTTGAAGTCGTTTGATGGAAATTtggacttttttttttaaacccctcccaaattaggaggatctatagtgtttccACACTTCCCCTCCAGCGTGACTCGAACCCAAGACCTAACGGTCGTGGGTGGAGGTGCTtttaccaactgagcaagccaCTCCGTTTTTGGGAGGGGTTTGCAACTAAACAAGAATTGCAAAAAGTATAAGCATCTCCGTTTTTTGGACTAGTTTTAAACAAGAATTGCAAGTGAAAATCGTACACAAAAAATTTGTCAGAGAtgcttatacacttttatacaatattatatacttttatacaaaTAGGTACATTACATATAtagttgtataaaagtgtataaagaTGTATAAGCACAATAGTGAAAATGTTAGTGATACACTATGTATATAGGTGTAGTAGTTGAAGaagaagggaagaagaagaaatgtgAGAAATCCACCAAATACTTGTAAATAATGTATCAACCTTATATAAAATAAGGTATAAGAGGtgtttatacactattatacattacttatacaatattatacactattatacaaatGAATCCTATTAATGGAGTTTCACgagttcttcttcttccttgggcATCTTTTGAAATTCAACTCAAATCTTGCTTAAATCTGCTCCAAATTCTATTAATGGAGTTTCACGAGTTCTTCTTCCTTGGGCATCTTCTGAAATTCAACTTAAATCtgctccaaatcacttcaaatttgagttttgaactCCCCTTGATGATCCCAATCAATTGGGACAACACCCAATCTGCACAACTAACAAAATCGAAAAATCCAATTTCTGAAATTGAAGCTTCGAACGACCTTTAATGGTgactcaaaaaaaaataattctcttACGTAGTATTTTTTTCTTCTCATCTAAATAGTATTTATCAACTTTGAATCTGGAAGGAGAATTGAAGAATAAATATAATGGTAGAAAAATTTTGGGGTGCAAAGTCGTGAAAGAGGAAAAAGAacggagaaaagaaaaaaaataatcaaatgggGTGGGCTAACTGGTGAAAAGTAATTTTCAGATTATGTACAACCTGGGCCATATCAGGTAAGGGCTTCAAACGTGGGTCATTTTTTGATGGACTGTTGGGCCAAGTGACAAGGAGCGTAATTCCCCCATTGTTAAAAaccttaaaccaaataccataccacaTACCAAAATACCAAATGCTAAATGCCAAATGCCAAATACCAAAAATTTTGGTTTCGGTACCCTATatggtaattccttcttggaaaAGGAAATTATGGCAGATGACCCAAAATTGATGAGAGCGTTGTTCCCATGGTCAAAGTAGCTTAGACTCGGGGTCGAGTAAAAATGGGGATTGGTGAGTTGTAGGGGCTTGATGGTGGGTAATTGCTTACAAAAGGTACTTTTAACCAATAAGTTTTAGAGAGCGTAGGGAGAGGAAAATCGAAGGCAAAACAGTGACGGAAATAAGCAAATAGAAGggtggagaaaaatgaaaaatttacgAATTAGATGATATCATCAGTTTCCTTTGGCATCATGTCTTAAGTTGGATTTGCATCACGCGATTTAAAGAAAGCGAAATGCTCAGAAATTATCTTATAGCTGACCTATCCGATACAAATGCTAGTCTTTCCAATGCTACAGCTGTACAAAGCACTTGTGGACTATATGacctattctttcttttatagaaGATTCCTAAAACATACTAGGGAGCCATGTTTTAAATTCTTTGGTGGTAACAGATGTTCTAATTATGAGTCCTAATGGATGTATTTGATTAACTTTGTGCAGGAGCAATGTTGTTACAGAAGACATCAGCAAGCTGTTTGTGAAGAAGACCCCGTCTTAGTTGCACGCACCAGTTACAGAAATCTCTGTTGGCCTGACTGTAGTTTTATTTCAGTAGATTCTATAGCAGATTCTCAAAAGATATTAACCGCATTGTTCTAAGATATTATATTGATACTTGATGATTGTATTGACTACCAGCAGTTTTGGTGAGTTTGAAGTGATCAACTGCTTTCTGTACATAATTTTTGCAACCATATATTCTTAGTGTGTTGATTGGTTCTCAAAATGTGTACTTGCAAGGCATCAAcattttattgaattgaataattGCCAGTTCACAGCTGCATTAAGCCTTGGTTTTCATAGGATTTGTTACGGATTTATTGCAAGTACTCATTATGAGGCTGCCTGAATTTGGGTGCAGGATCCAGTGTTGCTATTTTTGTCCCACTTGAGAACTctttatatatttgtatattgAGTCTAGTCAGGTTTTTGGCTGCCAGACGCGGTGGTGGCTGCTAGAGTAAGAGCGAAGTAAATAACGCTGCTAAGGTGGCGAGGGTAGAGAAAAAAATATGACTTTTTTGTTCAagatctcaacataactctgatCATGGTGTGAGACAAACATCAATCGTGTAACCGAAGCATAAATGCATAAGTCAGCTGTGTGGTTATCCAAACTCGACAGACACCATGACCGGAAACGGGGAAGATACACGTTACACTACGATTTTGAATCAGAAGAGAGCGTAGTGCCCGACGACAAGCAAGAAAGCTAGTTGTGACAATGGACTGGCCAACCAATAGACACCACATATGGTGTCCCCTGTTAGAGATGTCAAATATTGTCTATAAAATCCTTAAAAATATGTAATCCATCCAACTCGTCCATTTGACATTCCTAagtccaagaaggaattaccgtATAGGGTTAAAGGTCCTAGTGGCTAGCTTATCGTCACTAGACGGTAAACTTTATTAGTAGGtctagtggtggcaaaatgggtAAATAATTATCCATCCAtttatccactaaaaaataggTAAAATATGGATAAGATTCATATTATCTACTTAAAACTAATTACTTAATggataattaattgatttaatttTTACATTTGCAAAAGACTCAAACCGAATGTTCCTCAAATTTAGAAGACTAAatattctcccaaaagtgattaCATTCAAGAAGCCATGGTTAATATGATGAGTATCCATATTATCCACGGGCTAATTCATTTTTtattcgtattaaatatgggCGGGTCAAATATTTTTATCCGTTTTCGACCCCTCCATATCCGATGAATTGGGGTTTAGGGCTTAGTTGTTATCTATATTAGTAGTTAGGAAATCTCCAAATTCTACATCAAATTTGAATTTGGACCAAAATTATGTACTACATTATTTAGGGTAAAAACTCTTCGTGGACAAATTGTTCGGAGAAAACggttatagcctgtttggccaagctgcaaaaattagcttattttgagaagcatttttttctcaaaagtgcttttctctaAAGTACTTTTGgcgagaagcagtttgtgtttggctaattaatttgaaaagcactcctgagcagcaattaatgtttgaccaaacttttaaaaactgtttctaagtgtatttttctaaaaaatacttttaaaaaaatttcttttgaaaagaaactattattattattattttatttttttcttctaaaagttgGGCCAAACATTAACCTTAAAAAGCTTGCTCTGCCAAACAGGATATTAGTGTCCTGCACTTAGTGTCGAGACCGCTCAGTGGAGATACATTGAGAAACACTCCATTAATGGATGCTCCTCAGCTGCTCAACACACACGTCAAGCTCTTGGCCTTCGACTTCCTCACTCTAAAACCAATCCCCCACGACTCCACCTCCTTTTCACGCAAGGGGACGCGGCTTTCGCGCGCAGAGACAGTGGGGGTCGTCGTAAGCAGAGACTTTAAGCCCAATAGATTTCTCAAATTCGACATTGACGATAGCACGGGTTGCATACCTTGTGTCCTGTGGCTCAATCAGGAAAGTTCGCGTCACTTCTCCCGTCGTAGCCCATCACATGTTCGACTAATTTCCCAAATGGCCGCTGATTTTGCTTCCCAAGTCCAGATTGGGGTTCTTGCAAGAGTTCGTGGGAGGATCACTAGCTTTAGAGGTAACCTTCAGATTACTGTTTCTGATGTTGTTATTGAGAGGGATCCCAACTCCCAGATTCTGCATTGGCTAGATTGTTTAAGGTTGGCTAGGAATTGTTATGACAAAGTTGCGGTTCCTCGTAAAGCCTGAGTGATCATTCTACTTGAACAGAAAATATTAACGTAAAGTTTCCTGCTATTGTGAAAATTCCAATGATTTACTATACCTTCCCAATGAATCCATGAATCATGATGCTGGAATTCCTGCTATTGTATAAAGGGAAGAAACATCTTGGCCAAATACATCAACGCCCCCTAAATTTGGCACTACTTTTTTTCCTTATTATACACTTTGTCTTAGGTTCGACTTATTAAATACCTTACCTTCTCAAAAATGTGCCTATTAAACATGTATTGCTCACCCAAAGCATCGCATTTTCCTCCCAATATTGAGCTCGTATTGtcgaaaaatatgaaatttcgcAGGATAAAAGTTGAAAGTTATTTTTAgatggaaaaagaaaaacaataaggaTTATATATAATACTTCTCTTTTTCAAACTCTACTTTAGAACCCACAATCTATAATAATCTTAGGAAGTTATATAACGATATGCTATCATCTTTTGCATCTTGTAGGATTTAGTTGTCACAACTTCTAGTTTTTACACAGGAACAGTTGAAAGAAAGTGAACAAGTATACTTTATGGTCTGACCTTATTATCTTACCATACTTTACTAGGTCTTAGTTAAAAGACcattaaattttaaatttcaaaagataaaattttaaacttttatcatATGTAAGGCACATGACATTCGTGAAaactaattccaaataaaacGATGTGATTAAGATTGTATCAATATTCAAAGGTTTGAATATGCTATTACCTGAAATATATCTTCTCACAAGATCAAAAATTTATTTAGACTTGGATCACACTGCTATTGAAAGAAATATTCCAAATTCATTCTTTTTACAGAATAGGAATCTATACCATCTAGAGCATTAGAAAGGTTAGACAAAACCATCTTACGCTCACGACTCACAAAATATTAGTTTGGTTAACTAATGAAACAGTCCAAAACCAAACTATAAAAAAGGAcagcataattttttttaaaaataaaatagagaagaaaaagtAGGAGTTAATTTCACGAACCTTAATTATCTACTAAAACTGTAAAATAACTTAACTATTTTCTTGAAAATGCAGCAAAAAAACAGTTTTGTGACTTTACTGTCAGGGAAAAGGTCAATGACCATTATGTGAAATTAACTTGAAAAAACAAGGCTTTTAATCTCCACCACAACTGCCACAACCACCACCATCACCACCGCAACCTCCACCACCGCAGCAACAACCTTGTGTAGCCATAACAGTTGCCTCAGCAGCAGCTCCTAAATCAATTGTAACTTCAGCACGCTTTCGCTCATCGTCGACAGTAGTACTATCGTTTGCTGAAACGGCTGTTACAGCGGTTGCACCTGCACCAGCTCCTGCTAAAACAACCATGTTTCCATCTCTTGTAGTTCTGCTTCGAGATTGATCACTTCTTTGCTGTAAGTTCCTTCTATGGTATGGGCACAGTATACCCGGTAAACAACCAAGAAAAATAAGACAAGCACATACTATGATAATAACAATGGCTGTATCCATCTTCTTAAATGCAACCCTAAAATTAATTGAATAATTTTATCAGCGTCCTTTTAAAGGATCGGATCAAGTATGACATTGTCCACTTATATAATACGTAGAAGAAGTAAGCTTTTCAGACTTAATTTTCCTATGAGCTTTCGAAGAATTTGATGTCTTAGGTTGTTGGTTTGTTATTTCATGTTTGGCTTCTACTGACCTATTTCTTTCTCAGCTTTTCTTCTTTGCCTTTTTAATAGTTTATCCAAGAAGGACGGCAAGAGGAAGCTTCTATGCCGTGGCGGATGTAGTGTATTCGGGTTCACCCAAATCTAAGTACTTTTGACACGGGAGATAGATATACATGTTATAATTAAACTTTGAATCCataattttaagaatttaatACGTACTAAAATTCTTAAGATTGAACCTATCATTTATttacagaggcggatccaggattttaagATCATGGGTGCACTACGATACTTGTCATAATATCAAgtaatgtatattttttttttgtgttttatgaCATTAATAATTTTGCACATTATTCAACTAGATAAGCTAAATCTTGGTAATCTAAATCTGTCTTTGTCATTAATATTATCAATTATAATTTGACAATCATTGCATAATGTTTATATAAAAAGGGAAAGTAGAATACTAATGAAAATCTAATAATGTAAAAATTGAAACTTCGCAAATTTTATAGctaaaagaagaatgaaaatatcaaaaagcTCTTAGAGCATATGACGAGTTCTTTATATGTGACTTGCTTATCCAAAAAAAGAAGAGTATATTTTAtcctaaaaatttgaaaaagaatttcaTTAATTTGATTGAAATTCAAATATGTTTAAGCAATAATTTgggataaaaatatttaattaagtcTAATCATGAACTTAGATCTTATTATCGcataaattatttataataaaaccAATTTATAGTGGTTTAAGATAAGACAAATCTCAATGGAAGTAATAATTGTAGTTTAATCTTCGACTCCTTAAGTTGTTGTTTACCATGAAGACTTGGAGAAGGagataaaaaaaggaaagaatgataagaaggggaaaaaatagaactaaaaaaaaaagaagctacgAAGTATAAACTAAATACGTAGTATTATATTAACGTGTGTCCATGGAGTCTCGACCGGAGGCATCAATGCCAAAATTTGAGCATGGGTGTCATCTACTCTATATGGCTAAATCATTGAAAATTTGTACATAAAATGATTAAAATCTACTTTTATTTGGCAAGAGGATGGGTGCATATACTCCACATTTTCTTACACAGATACGCCCTGCCTATCAAGATTACTTCTACGTTATGCATGGCGATCAGCAAGCACCCGATCGAGGGTATCTAAATATTTGAGCCTTTCCTAGTTAAACATTCTTTAATTTCTTATTGAAGACCCGTAATTAATCgattgcctttttttttttaataggaAGTCCGGGAAGGAACTTCTCAAACCATGCGAAATTTGGTAGCTTTTTATACTTCTTTTTCCCTAAATCAGTTATTCCATATGTACTTCCTATAGCTTCTTACTTTTGGCTATGTGCCAGagtattgtcac
It encodes the following:
- the LOC107790288 gene encoding putative glycerol-3-phosphate dehydrogenase [NAD(+)] 1, cytosolic, translated to MVGSEEGLTSHVYSNGLQSTNGSVEEKVDELRRLFGKADGDPLRIVGVGAGAWGSVFVAMLQDAYGNLREKVQIRIWRRAGRDVDKATAEHLFEVINSREDVLRRLIRRCAYLKYVEARLGDRTLHADEILKDGFCLNMIDTPLCPLKVVTNLQEAVWDADIVINGLPSTETREVFQEISRYWKERITAPVIVSLAKGIEAELGPEPRIVTPTQMINRATGVPIENILYLGGPNIASEIYNREYANARICGAEKWRKALAKFLRHPHFIVWDNGDLVTHEVMGGLKNVYAIGAGMVAALTNESATSKSVYFAHCTSEMIFITHLLSEGPEKLAGPLLADTYVTLLKGRNAWYGQKLAKGEISLDMGDSIKGKGMIQGVSAVKGFYELLSQSSLNVYHPDENKHVAPVELCPLLKTLHKILIVREVSSEAILQALRDETMNDPRDRIEIAQTHAFYKPSLLGQ
- the LOC107790287 gene encoding uncharacterized protein LOC107790287, with translation MSLVDYASSDEEEELKEDKQLPKAEEPTPPPPPLHPLPTRNQNPHLPQPQNQGTSSSLNKEALHLSSSSESSGLKLPDASLLLNSPSMPVGHFTDHSSRVAAAMAENESRKRDTNVSASTYPRSKIPKGTLPHMKNIPETGSGLLVPPQLAGRSNVVTEDISKLFVKKTPS
- the LOC107790289 gene encoding CST complex subunit STN1-like, translated to MDAPQLLNTHVKLLAFDFLTLKPIPHDSTSFSRKGTRLSRAETVGVVVSRDFKPNRFLKFDIDDSTGCIPCVLWLNQESSRHFSRRSPSHVRLISQMAADFASQVQIGVLARVRGRITSFRGNLQITVSDVVIERDPNSQILHWLDCLRLARNCYDKVAVPRKA